GTCGGCCTGCTTGATTTCCTCTTGGGCCCGGCGGATGCCTTCCTTTTCTACAACGTTCTCGCTTTCTCTCAAACCGGCCGTGTCGATTACATGCAAAGGCATGCCATCGAGTTGAATGCGCTCTCTTAGGACATCGCGCGTAGTGCCGGCAATATCAGTGACAATGGCCGCATCGTGTCCAGCCAGGGCATTGAGCAGGCTGGATTTGCCGGCATTGGGCTTGCCAGCCAGCACGACTGTCATGCCGTCGCGCAACAGGCGGCCTTGCTGCGCGGTGGCCTGAATCTGTTCAATGCGCTCTAATAAATGAACGATGCGGTTTTGCACGACGCCATCGCTTAGAAAATCGATTTCTTCATCGACAAAGTCGATAGCGGCCTCGACATAGGTTCGAAGTTCTGTCAGTTCGTCAACCAATGCGTTAATCTGTTGCGAAAAAACGCCCTGCATGGATTTCTGCGCGGAGCGCACGGATTGTTCGGTGCTGCTTTCAATCAAATCGGCGACAGCTTCAGCCTGTGCCAGATCGAGTTTGTTATTGAGGAAGGCGCGCTCGGTAAATTCGCCGGGGTTGGCTAATCGAACGCCCAGCGATAAAACGCGTCGCAACAGCATATCCAGCACCACAGAGCCGCCGTGCCCCTGAAGTTCAAGCACGTCTTCGCCGGTATAGGAAGCGGGAGCAGGAAAATAAAGCGCGATGCCGGAATCGATCGCCGAGCCGTCTTCATCGAGAAAAGAGGAAAACAGTGCAAACCTGGGCTGCAGCGGTTTCGTAAGAAGCTGTTTGGCTATGACAGGAACGTCAGGGCCTGAAATGCGGATAATACCGACACCGCCATTCCCTGGCGGTGTTGCAATCGCTGCAATGGTATCAAAATTTTCTATGTCCACTGATACACGTTACTTTGCTTCGTTGATCTGTTTAGTAATATACCATTGTTGAAGGATAGACAAGGTATTGTTGACCACCCAGTACAGAACCAGACCTGCCGGGAAGAACAGGAAGAAAATGGTGAACACGATAGGAAACATTTTCATGATCTTGGCCTGAATAGGGTCGATCGGCGGCGGATTCAAACCTTGCTGGATTTTCATAGTAATGCCCATAAGCACAGGCAGCACATAGAAAGGATCCATGGCCGATAAATCCTGTATCCACAATAGGAAAGGCGCCTGACGGATTTCAACCGTTTCAACCAGTACCCAGTATAAGGAAATGAAAACCGGGATCTGGATCAGAATCGGCAGACAGCCGCCTAAAGGGTTGACCTTCTCGCGTTTGTACATATCCATCATTTCTTTATTGAAACGCGGCCTGTCATCGGCGAAACGCTCCTGCATCTCTTTAAGACGCGGCTGGATTTTGCGCATTTTCGCCATTGACCGGTAGCTGGCTTGCGACAGCGGGAAGAACAGCAGCTTAATAC
This is a stretch of genomic DNA from Methylobacter sp. YRD-M1. It encodes these proteins:
- the mnmE gene encoding tRNA uridine-5-carboxymethylaminomethyl(34) synthesis GTPase MnmE, which gives rise to MDIENFDTIAAIATPPGNGGVGIIRISGPDVPVIAKQLLTKPLQPRFALFSSFLDEDGSAIDSGIALYFPAPASYTGEDVLELQGHGGSVVLDMLLRRVLSLGVRLANPGEFTERAFLNNKLDLAQAEAVADLIESSTEQSVRSAQKSMQGVFSQQINALVDELTELRTYVEAAIDFVDEEIDFLSDGVVQNRIVHLLERIEQIQATAQQGRLLRDGMTVVLAGKPNAGKSSLLNALAGHDAAIVTDIAGTTRDVLRERIQLDGMPLHVIDTAGLRESENVVEKEGIRRAQEEIKQADRILLLLDSRESEGEQQLLSYLPDNVSITKIYNKIDLIDRNPEIRQTAASCEIHLSVKTGAGMELLRQHLKQCMGYHEQTDNVFIARRRHIEALRKGHEFVLSALHQLQDSQAGELVAEDLRQAQNSLAEITGKFTPDDLLGKIFSSFCIGK